One genomic window of Prochlorococcus marinus str. NATL2A includes the following:
- a CDS encoding cofactor assembly of complex C subunit B: MQSAFSSTLFLTILLAIGLGFFLRAASKDRTTIVDVQSPLPPLEVLKGISFWLEDRGWKKNGGNVEEKVLIFSGNVASSAFLVIFLSCLGGVGSACLGLVLIQLYPSLSWWPLLLAAIGAPLAGIIYRIKSKREESLEVKLLSSDLSDMSILRIKAHRDELIAIQLELSESLELSSENSLLSSPI; the protein is encoded by the coding sequence ATGCAATCGGCATTCTCCTCAACTTTGTTTCTCACTATCCTATTGGCAATAGGTTTGGGATTCTTTTTGCGAGCTGCTAGTAAGGACCGCACAACAATTGTAGATGTTCAGTCCCCTTTGCCTCCCCTAGAAGTTTTGAAAGGCATTAGTTTTTGGTTGGAAGATCGTGGTTGGAAAAAAAATGGAGGCAATGTTGAAGAGAAAGTGTTGATCTTTAGTGGCAATGTTGCTTCTAGTGCTTTTTTGGTGATCTTTTTATCTTGCCTAGGAGGAGTGGGCTCAGCCTGTTTAGGCCTTGTTCTAATTCAGCTTTATCCCTCTTTGAGCTGGTGGCCTTTGCTACTAGCTGCTATTGGTGCACCTCTGGCTGGAATCATTTATCGTATTAAATCCAAACGAGAGGAATCATTAGAAGTTAAGTTGTTAAGTTCAGATCTATCTGATATGAGCATTTTACGAATCAAAGCTCATCGTGATGAGCTGATAGCAATTCAGTTGGAATTATCTGAAAGTCTTGAGCTTAGTAGCGAAAACTCTCTACTTTCTTCTCCTATTTAA
- a CDS encoding lipid-A-disaccharide synthase-related protein, producing MFLCNGHGEDTIACRVIEALHEMNPNVSQEVLPMVGDGKAFLKHVKNGWLAKIGPSTFLPSGGFSNQSFSGLVLDLKAGLLGSLWVQWTLTHRAAKEGKIIVAVGDLLPLLFAWASGANYFFIGTPKSDYTWASGPRSAVSDCYHRLKGTEWDPWEYWLMRSSRCKMVAVRDKITARGLRNHGVKALSLGNPMMDGISKRQCPDDFKRYRRLILLCGSRLPEAYQNFKKLLIAVQFVRIKSSIAVFVPLSSSAMRKKIALILMDLGFKSTYQSTGQNGISEIWKKNSLLILIGFNQFSCWAKWGEVGVANAGTATEQVVGLGIPCVSLPAKGHQFNFNFAKRQSRLLGGSVAIAKSYETLSKQVEFLLNSDFDREIIGLRGAQRMGPEGGSHSIALSISNHLSQGS from the coding sequence TTGTTTCTTTGTAATGGACATGGAGAAGACACGATTGCTTGCAGGGTTATAGAAGCTCTCCATGAAATGAATCCAAATGTCTCCCAAGAAGTTCTCCCAATGGTTGGAGATGGGAAAGCATTTTTAAAGCATGTAAAAAATGGTTGGCTTGCAAAGATTGGCCCCTCAACATTTTTGCCAAGCGGAGGATTTAGTAATCAGAGTTTTAGTGGTTTGGTTTTAGATTTAAAAGCTGGATTGTTAGGAAGTCTTTGGGTTCAATGGACTTTGACTCATAGAGCAGCCAAAGAAGGAAAAATTATCGTTGCAGTTGGAGATTTATTACCTCTTCTTTTTGCATGGGCTAGTGGAGCAAATTATTTTTTTATTGGTACTCCTAAAAGTGATTACACATGGGCCAGTGGTCCAAGATCCGCTGTAAGTGATTGTTACCATCGATTGAAAGGAACTGAGTGGGATCCATGGGAATATTGGTTAATGCGATCTAGTCGATGCAAGATGGTTGCAGTAAGAGACAAAATCACTGCTAGAGGTTTGAGAAATCACGGCGTAAAGGCACTGTCCCTGGGAAATCCAATGATGGATGGAATTTCTAAAAGACAATGTCCTGATGACTTTAAAAGATATAGGCGTTTGATTTTGTTATGTGGAAGTCGTTTGCCTGAGGCGTATCAGAATTTTAAAAAACTTTTAATTGCAGTTCAATTTGTTCGAATTAAATCTTCCATTGCAGTCTTTGTTCCTTTAAGTTCTTCTGCAATGAGAAAAAAAATAGCATTAATATTGATGGACTTAGGCTTTAAATCTACTTATCAATCAACAGGTCAAAATGGGATTTCAGAAATATGGAAAAAAAACTCATTACTTATATTGATTGGCTTTAACCAATTTTCTTGTTGGGCTAAGTGGGGAGAAGTAGGAGTAGCTAATGCAGGTACAGCTACAGAACAAGTAGTAGGTTTAGGAATCCCATGCGTTTCCTTGCCAGCAAAAGGACACCAATTTAATTTCAATTTTGCTAAGCGTCAAAGTCGTTTATTAGGAGGATCGGTGGCTATTGCTAAGAGTTATGAAACTCTCTCAAAACAAGTAGAGTTTTTACTGAACTCTGATTTTGATAGAGAGATTATTGGCTTAAGAGGGGCTCAAAGAATGGGTCCAGAGGGCGGAAGTCACTCTATAGCACTTAGTATTTCGAATCACTTGTCCCAGGGCTCATAG
- the hemF gene encoding oxygen-dependent coproporphyrinogen oxidase has protein sequence MSSSQDKANLPANNSRARAKKLVLELQDEICAGLETIDGEGKFLEESWERPEGGGGRSRVLKDGQIFEQGGVNFSEVHGNELPPSIISQRPEAKGHSWFATGTSMVLHPKSPYIPTVHLNYRYFEAGPVWWFGGGADLTPFYPYLSDTRHFHSCHKNACDTIDKDLHKVFKPWCDEYFFLKHRNETRGVGGIFYDYQDGSGLLYKGQNANGKASKIAKELGEYSLNWENLFSLAKACGQAFLPSYEPIIKKRKNQSFSTKERDFQLYRRGRYAEFNLVWDRGTIFGLQTNGRTESILMSLPPLARWEYGYKPEENSREALLTDLFTKPQDWFTDKSLEKRCLTHQALD, from the coding sequence TTGTCCTCCTCACAAGATAAAGCCAATTTACCGGCAAACAATTCAAGAGCTCGAGCAAAAAAGCTTGTTTTAGAGCTTCAAGATGAAATTTGCGCTGGCTTAGAGACTATTGATGGTGAAGGCAAATTCCTAGAAGAATCTTGGGAGAGACCAGAGGGTGGTGGTGGACGCTCAAGAGTCTTGAAAGATGGACAAATCTTTGAGCAGGGAGGGGTGAATTTTTCTGAAGTACATGGCAATGAACTTCCACCCTCAATCATTAGCCAAAGACCAGAAGCAAAAGGTCACTCTTGGTTTGCGACAGGAACCTCAATGGTTCTTCACCCCAAAAGTCCTTACATACCTACTGTTCATCTTAATTACAGATATTTCGAAGCAGGGCCTGTTTGGTGGTTTGGGGGAGGGGCTGATTTAACACCTTTCTATCCATATCTATCTGACACGCGTCACTTTCACTCATGCCATAAAAATGCATGTGACACAATTGACAAAGATCTACATAAGGTTTTCAAACCTTGGTGTGACGAATATTTCTTCCTAAAACATAGAAATGAGACTAGAGGAGTTGGAGGTATCTTTTATGACTATCAAGACGGATCCGGCTTGCTTTATAAAGGACAAAATGCAAATGGGAAGGCCTCTAAAATCGCAAAAGAGCTAGGGGAATATTCTTTGAATTGGGAAAATCTTTTTTCACTTGCCAAAGCATGCGGGCAGGCATTTCTGCCCTCCTATGAGCCAATAATAAAAAAGCGAAAAAATCAAAGTTTTTCAACCAAAGAAAGAGACTTTCAACTTTATAGGCGAGGTAGATATGCTGAGTTCAATTTAGTATGGGATAGAGGAACCATTTTTGGATTACAAACGAATGGAAGAACGGAGTCAATATTGATGTCATTACCTCCCTTAGCAAGATGGGAGTATGGATATAAGCCAGAAGAAAATTCACGTGAGGCTCTATTAACAGATTTATTTACTAAGCCTCAAGATTGGTTTACAGATAAATCTCTGGAAAAGAGGTGTTTAACTCATCAAGCATTAGATTAG
- a CDS encoding sensor histidine kinase: MSTPLVTIKALQRRMAEGVPHATSSESAVRRMWWAALDTLQSDILLPMNLTRGLWLSSPLPALYEPKLLKKFQGWVWAPKDLLNISNPSMGMLPPSKSASMDFHNDSAGYERLSLLEEDGNDPLLIVITPEIQIALALEGKSHERKLLMRSDPETLSDLLTLLDNRLNTENVEQANNLRNALGEMGQLKTNDDLSKVFWPLLSQRLADIAPSLNIQTLPDNLINDHKSSSKNSEISLLEALTHEIRTPLATIRTLIRSLLRKQDLPQVVETRLKQIDIECTEQIDRFGLIFNAVELERSKPKQTNLALTDLGQMLTMLSPVWRSQLERKGLTLILDITQDLPKVLSDSEGLELMLTGLIDRNSRGLQVGGELTLKLRPAGQRLKLQILTHLTATTHSGLSESVSNEEIGPVLSWNPATGNLQLSQAATQRLLKSLGGRLTNRRDSGMTIFFPVSESKELDL; this comes from the coding sequence GTGAGCACGCCTCTAGTAACTATTAAAGCCTTACAAAGAAGAATGGCTGAGGGTGTTCCTCATGCCACAAGCAGTGAATCCGCAGTAAGGAGAATGTGGTGGGCAGCTCTTGATACTCTTCAGTCAGACATTTTGTTGCCAATGAACCTTACAAGAGGTTTGTGGTTGTCTTCTCCGTTGCCTGCACTCTACGAACCTAAATTACTCAAGAAATTTCAAGGATGGGTGTGGGCACCAAAGGACTTGTTAAATATTTCAAACCCTTCTATGGGGATGTTGCCTCCAAGTAAATCGGCTTCGATGGATTTCCACAATGATTCTGCAGGCTATGAGCGCTTGTCTCTTCTTGAGGAAGATGGAAATGATCCATTACTAATAGTTATTACTCCTGAAATTCAAATAGCTTTGGCTCTGGAAGGTAAATCGCATGAGAGAAAATTATTAATGCGAAGTGATCCCGAGACTCTAAGTGATCTTTTGACACTACTTGATAATAGATTGAATACAGAGAATGTTGAACAAGCAAATAATCTCCGAAATGCACTTGGTGAGATGGGACAGCTAAAAACAAATGATGATTTATCTAAAGTATTTTGGCCTCTATTATCTCAACGTCTAGCAGATATTGCACCAAGTCTAAATATTCAAACTTTGCCAGACAATTTAATTAATGATCACAAATCTAGTTCAAAAAATAGTGAAATTTCCTTGCTAGAGGCATTAACTCATGAAATCAGAACTCCGCTGGCGACAATAAGAACCTTAATAAGATCTCTTTTAAGAAAGCAAGATTTACCTCAAGTAGTTGAAACGCGTTTGAAGCAAATAGATATTGAATGTACGGAACAAATTGATCGTTTTGGTTTGATTTTTAATGCAGTGGAGCTAGAGAGAAGCAAGCCTAAACAAACAAATTTAGCTTTAACCGATTTAGGGCAAATGCTCACAATGCTTTCTCCCGTGTGGAGAAGTCAGTTAGAGCGAAAAGGCTTGACACTTATTCTTGATATCACACAGGATTTACCAAAAGTTTTGAGTGACTCAGAAGGACTTGAATTAATGTTGACAGGTCTTATTGACAGAAACAGTCGTGGATTACAAGTGGGTGGAGAATTAACTTTGAAATTAAGGCCAGCTGGACAGAGACTAAAGCTTCAGATTTTAACCCATCTTACAGCTACTACTCATTCTGGATTATCAGAAAGTGTTTCCAATGAAGAAATTGGACCAGTACTCAGTTGGAATCCAGCTACAGGTAATTTGCAACTTAGTCAGGCTGCAACACAAAGACTTTTGAAAAGCCTTGGTGGACGTCTGACAAATAGGCGAGACAGTGGAATGACGATATTTTTTCCTGTTTCTGAATCAAAAGAACTTGATCTTTAA
- the psaD gene encoding photosystem I reaction center subunit II → MTEVLPGTLPKHIGSTGGLLNSAETEEKYAITWTSKTSGVFELPTGGAAVMHEGDNLMYFARKEQCFALNTQLRGFKPRIETSKIYRIYPGGDRELLFPKDGVFSEKPNEGRLKEGYNNRRIGENPNPASLKFSGKKTYDA, encoded by the coding sequence ATGACCGAAGTATTACCTGGAACACTTCCAAAGCACATTGGTAGCACTGGTGGGTTATTGAACTCCGCTGAAACCGAAGAAAAATATGCAATTACATGGACAAGTAAAACTTCTGGGGTCTTTGAACTTCCAACAGGAGGAGCTGCAGTCATGCACGAGGGTGATAATCTCATGTACTTTGCTAGAAAAGAGCAATGTTTTGCCTTGAATACTCAATTGAGAGGATTTAAACCAAGAATTGAAACAAGTAAAATATATAGAATTTATCCTGGAGGAGATAGAGAATTGCTTTTCCCAAAAGATGGGGTTTTCTCTGAGAAACCTAATGAAGGCCGCTTGAAAGAGGGCTACAACAATAGACGCATCGGTGAAAATCCTAATCCAGCAAGTTTGAAATTTAGCGGTAAAAAAACTTACGATGCATAA
- a CDS encoding ribonuclease D gives MPKKTDEPSTFNIFDQDIDSETEIALRSSSALAVDTEAMGLIHGRDRLCLIQICDEFDNVICIRIERNQHSAPHLKSILENKTIEKVFHFARFDVAALASNLNINVNPIFCTKIASKIGRTYSPRHGLKEVVLETVGVELDKQAQSSDWGKVGDLTQKQLIYASNDVRYLLGAKHKLEEMLKREERWGLAQKCFQCVPVLSELDRRRFTNIFDH, from the coding sequence ATGCCAAAAAAAACCGATGAACCCTCGACTTTCAATATCTTTGATCAAGACATAGATAGTGAAACTGAGATTGCTTTAAGATCATCTTCAGCTTTAGCAGTTGATACCGAAGCCATGGGATTAATTCATGGTAGAGATCGGCTTTGTTTAATACAAATATGTGATGAATTTGATAATGTTATTTGTATTCGTATAGAACGAAATCAACATTCAGCACCACACTTAAAATCTATTCTTGAGAACAAAACAATTGAAAAAGTCTTTCATTTTGCAAGATTTGATGTCGCTGCCTTAGCAAGTAATCTCAATATTAATGTTAATCCAATTTTTTGTACAAAAATCGCAAGTAAAATAGGAAGAACTTATAGTCCAAGGCATGGATTAAAAGAAGTAGTTTTGGAGACTGTTGGAGTGGAATTAGACAAACAAGCTCAAAGCAGTGACTGGGGAAAAGTTGGTGATTTAACTCAAAAACAACTTATCTATGCTTCAAATGATGTTAGATATTTACTAGGCGCAAAACACAAACTTGAAGAGATGTTGAAACGTGAAGAAAGATGGGGATTAGCCCAAAAATGTTTCCAATGCGTACCAGTTTTGTCCGAGCTTGATAGAAGAAGATTTACAAATATTTTTGATCATTAA
- a CDS encoding anthranilate synthase component I family protein: protein MLNLDKEEFILSVSSGANYIPLAKSWPADLETPLTTWLKVGNDAPSGVLLESVEGGETIGRWSVVASDPLWKVVVRGDELTRCWRDGKQEKFHGNPVEILRKMLEPYKSVSLPGLPQLGQLFGMWGYELIQWIEPSVPTYELSDQDLPDGIWMFMDKVLIFDQVKRLITAVAYGNLSDGVSSQKAYEIACEQINELQDLMASPLKPIKSLKWNQRSNRSIDMAANTSKSEFEHSVEAAKEFIKQGDIFQLVLSQKLESTVTQKPFELYRSLRMVNPSPFMAFFDFGDWQLIGSSPEVMVKAQKTEKGIQTSLRPIAGTRPRGKNDLEDAALEKDLLKDPKERAEHVMLVDLGRNDLGRVCTPGSVVVKELMVIEKYSHVMHIVSEVEGTLKKEQDVWDLLIASFPAGTVSGAPKIRAMQLINQLENQRRGPYSGVYGSIDLNGALNTAITIRTMIVRKKNKNGFTVEVQAGAGVVADSIPSNEYQETLNKAKGMFTALACLDPQDL, encoded by the coding sequence ATGCTTAATTTAGATAAGGAAGAATTTATTTTGTCAGTGTCCAGCGGGGCTAATTATATTCCGTTGGCAAAAAGTTGGCCGGCAGATTTAGAAACTCCTCTTACAACCTGGCTTAAAGTTGGTAATGATGCTCCTTCAGGAGTATTGCTTGAATCAGTAGAGGGTGGAGAAACTATCGGTAGGTGGAGTGTGGTTGCATCAGATCCCCTTTGGAAAGTAGTAGTAAGGGGCGATGAATTAACTAGATGCTGGAGGGATGGAAAACAAGAAAAGTTTCATGGAAATCCAGTGGAAATCCTCAGGAAAATGCTTGAGCCTTATAAATCTGTTTCTTTGCCTGGCTTGCCACAACTGGGACAACTTTTTGGCATGTGGGGATATGAATTAATTCAATGGATAGAGCCCTCAGTGCCTACTTATGAATTATCAGATCAAGACTTACCTGATGGTATTTGGATGTTTATGGATAAAGTTCTGATTTTTGATCAAGTCAAACGCCTAATAACAGCTGTTGCATATGGGAATTTAAGTGATGGAGTTTCTTCTCAAAAAGCTTATGAAATTGCCTGTGAACAAATCAATGAACTGCAAGATTTAATGGCTTCTCCTTTAAAGCCAATAAAGTCTTTAAAGTGGAATCAAAGATCGAATAGATCTATTGATATGGCTGCTAATACCTCAAAAAGTGAATTTGAACATAGTGTTGAAGCGGCAAAAGAATTTATTAAACAAGGCGATATTTTTCAGTTAGTTCTTAGTCAAAAATTGGAGTCGACTGTTACGCAAAAACCCTTTGAACTATATCGAAGCCTGAGGATGGTAAATCCCTCTCCATTTATGGCGTTTTTTGACTTTGGTGACTGGCAACTTATTGGTTCTAGCCCGGAGGTAATGGTTAAGGCCCAAAAAACAGAAAAGGGTATTCAGACAAGTTTGAGACCAATTGCAGGTACACGACCTAGAGGTAAAAATGATTTGGAAGATGCAGCCTTAGAAAAAGATCTTTTAAAAGATCCCAAAGAACGAGCAGAACATGTGATGTTGGTAGATTTGGGTCGAAATGATTTAGGTCGAGTTTGTACCCCAGGTAGTGTTGTTGTGAAAGAATTAATGGTTATTGAAAAATATTCGCATGTAATGCATATCGTAAGTGAGGTTGAAGGCACTTTAAAAAAAGAACAGGATGTTTGGGACTTATTAATTGCTTCTTTCCCAGCTGGGACTGTAAGTGGAGCCCCAAAAATAAGAGCAATGCAACTAATTAATCAATTAGAAAATCAACGTAGAGGGCCTTATTCAGGCGTTTATGGGTCTATAGATTTAAATGGAGCATTAAATACAGCTATTACTATTAGAACGATGATTGTACGTAAAAAAAACAAAAATGGTTTTACTGTTGAAGTGCAAGCAGGGGCAGGGGTTGTTGCAGATTCCATTCCTTCTAATGAGTATCAAGAAACTTTAAATAAAGCTAAAGGGATGTTTACTGCTTTAGCTTGCTTAGACCCCCAAGATTTATGA
- a CDS encoding Mrp/NBP35 family ATP-binding protein, with protein sequence MQTNDKVLKAFHSVKDVGSERSIVELGWLEVVSVKPPKIVVRLNLPNFAIAQRGQMAVDIRESIKSLEDIEEVQIEIGDSSPSKESPIGQAGHGSQSQGLTAIPKVKNVIAISSGKGGVGKSTVAVNLACALSQKGFKVGLLDADIYGPNTPYMLGVSEITPEVSGSGAEQKIIPIETCGIGMVSMGLLIDQNQPVIWRGPMLNGIIRQFLYQASWGERDFLIVDLPPGTGDAQLSLAQAVPMAGVIIVTTPQNVSLQDSRRGLAMFKQMNIPVLGVIENMTYFIPPDQPQKSYKIFGSGGGSQLAKENNVPLLSQIPIETDTFSGTGKDLPVVHTSRDSITAKVFLELAGTLCNALSVKQ encoded by the coding sequence ATGCAAACCAACGATAAGGTTTTAAAAGCGTTTCATTCAGTCAAGGATGTCGGAAGTGAACGATCTATTGTGGAACTCGGATGGCTTGAAGTAGTTTCAGTAAAGCCACCGAAAATTGTTGTAAGACTAAATCTCCCTAATTTTGCGATAGCTCAAAGAGGTCAGATGGCAGTTGATATTAGGGAAAGCATTAAGTCATTGGAAGATATAGAAGAAGTACAAATAGAGATAGGTGATTCATCTCCATCTAAAGAGTCTCCTATTGGTCAAGCTGGCCACGGTAGTCAATCTCAGGGATTAACTGCAATACCAAAAGTGAAAAATGTTATCGCTATAAGTAGCGGTAAAGGTGGGGTTGGTAAAAGTACGGTTGCCGTGAATTTGGCTTGTGCTCTAAGTCAAAAAGGTTTTAAGGTTGGCTTGCTTGATGCTGATATTTATGGGCCAAATACGCCGTATATGCTTGGCGTTAGCGAAATAACTCCTGAAGTCAGTGGGTCGGGTGCTGAGCAAAAGATTATTCCCATTGAAACTTGTGGAATTGGAATGGTTTCAATGGGATTATTAATTGATCAAAATCAGCCAGTAATTTGGCGTGGCCCTATGCTTAATGGAATTATTCGACAATTTTTATATCAAGCTTCTTGGGGTGAACGTGATTTTTTAATAGTAGATCTTCCCCCAGGAACTGGAGATGCCCAACTTTCTTTGGCCCAGGCAGTTCCCATGGCAGGTGTGATAATAGTTACAACTCCACAAAATGTATCCCTTCAAGACTCAAGAAGGGGCTTGGCAATGTTTAAACAAATGAATATTCCAGTACTTGGAGTGATAGAAAATATGACCTATTTTATCCCTCCAGATCAGCCACAAAAATCATACAAGATTTTTGGTTCAGGAGGAGGTAGTCAATTAGCTAAAGAGAATAATGTCCCTTTACTCTCTCAAATACCAATAGAGACAGATACTTTTTCAGGCACAGGTAAGGATCTACCTGTCGTTCATACATCTAGAGATTCAATAACAGCAAAAGTATTTTTAGAACTTGCTGGAACTTTGTGTAATGCATTATCTGTTAAACAGTGA
- the rodA gene encoding rod shape-determining protein RodA: protein MMGFGRNKISSFKIVRNKKIWRDIDLVIWIVPFILVHLSCFLIASTQRNLGITDWYQHAIIAYIGTLIIYFLAQVPLQDLRKYTLTIYFLTISTLLYVNFSGTSALGAKRWLSFAGLYIQPSEFAKLTLILVLASILDQKRFSDLSHLMKPLFVSFLPWILVFIQPDLGTSLVFGAILLGMLYWAGMPYEWAFIILATLVTGLLAYVYQFGLFIWIPIIGFLSYKSLPHQKKLLTLLVVFFHSLIAKISPWIWESVLRDYQKDRLILFLNPSQDPLGGGYHMLQSKIGIGSGGLLGSGLMQGQLTKLKFIPEQHTDFIFSALGEETGFLGTLLVSFLFFILILRLIKIAIDARTDFESLIVIGITSMFIFQIMVNIFMTIGLGPVTGIPLPFMSYGRTALFVNFISLGFCLSVSRRGQSVRRNL, encoded by the coding sequence ATGATGGGTTTTGGTCGCAATAAAATATCTTCTTTTAAAATAGTAAGAAACAAAAAGATTTGGAGAGATATAGATTTAGTAATTTGGATCGTGCCTTTTATTTTAGTACATTTATCTTGTTTTTTAATTGCGAGCACTCAGAGAAATCTTGGAATTACAGATTGGTATCAACATGCAATTATTGCTTATATAGGTACATTAATTATTTATTTTTTAGCTCAAGTTCCTTTGCAAGATTTACGAAAATATACTCTAACAATATATTTTTTGACTATTTCAACACTTTTATATGTGAATTTTAGTGGTACTTCTGCCTTGGGAGCAAAAAGATGGTTGAGCTTTGCTGGCTTATATATTCAACCCTCTGAGTTTGCAAAATTAACCTTAATACTTGTCTTGGCTTCTATCTTAGATCAAAAAAGGTTTTCAGATTTATCCCATTTAATGAAACCTTTATTCGTTTCCTTTTTGCCTTGGATTTTGGTTTTTATACAACCTGATCTTGGTACATCTCTTGTTTTTGGAGCCATACTTCTTGGAATGTTGTATTGGGCGGGGATGCCATATGAGTGGGCATTTATTATTTTGGCTACTTTGGTTACGGGATTACTTGCATACGTATATCAATTTGGACTTTTTATTTGGATCCCAATCATTGGTTTTTTGTCTTATAAGTCTCTGCCACATCAAAAAAAATTACTAACTTTATTAGTTGTCTTTTTTCATTCATTAATAGCGAAAATCTCTCCTTGGATTTGGGAATCTGTTTTAAGAGATTACCAAAAAGATCGACTAATCCTTTTTCTTAATCCTAGCCAAGATCCTTTAGGTGGTGGATATCACATGCTTCAAAGCAAAATAGGCATTGGATCTGGAGGATTGCTGGGATCAGGTCTGATGCAAGGTCAATTAACTAAATTAAAATTTATTCCAGAGCAACATACAGATTTCATTTTTAGTGCTCTTGGAGAAGAGACAGGCTTTTTAGGAACTTTATTGGTCTCATTTTTATTTTTTATTCTAATCTTGCGATTAATAAAGATAGCTATTGATGCGCGTACTGATTTTGAATCATTGATTGTGATTGGAATAACTTCAATGTTTATCTTTCAAATTATGGTCAATATATTTATGACTATTGGCCTAGGCCCTGTGACTGGAATCCCTTTACCTTTTATGAGCTATGGAAGAACTGCGTTATTTGTCAATTTTATTAGTCTGGGCTTTTGTTTATCAGTGTCTAGACGAGGTCAGTCAGTAAGAAGAAATCTTTGA
- the gshA gene encoding glutamate--cysteine ligase, which yields MTNFMLLKGFEVELFTGTYAGKNVGVASAITEDLSDFVKEPDQRNLEYITVPDQRYAVLKHALLLPRQKLRKWLDFQKLTILPGSTLSLGNTKIFERSDLDNSYHSFIEKNYGTNVVTASIHINLGIENLSLLFSALRLVRCEASLFLALSASSPFLEGQATGAHSQRWVQFPKTPSNVPLFVDHAHYVAWVEEQLGQGSMQNERHLWTSVRPNGPERPHVLNRLELRICDLVADVDLLLAITALLELRIINLKNNMKKFDPIEASSKTQEELALLADENDLIAAQSSLDANLFHWKNGQQIKCRDWINELLLDVTPLAKELDMFELLQPIKTVLTNGNQSMMWLDSYSKGVSIQTLLQQGIGEMELEETNFMQMNSTY from the coding sequence ATGACCAACTTTATGCTTTTAAAGGGGTTTGAAGTGGAGCTTTTTACTGGTACATATGCTGGTAAAAATGTGGGTGTTGCATCTGCTATTACTGAAGATTTATCAGATTTTGTCAAAGAGCCGGATCAAAGAAATCTTGAGTACATAACTGTTCCAGATCAAAGATACGCTGTTTTAAAACATGCACTTTTACTACCAAGACAAAAACTTAGGAAATGGCTTGATTTTCAAAAACTTACAATTCTGCCAGGAAGCACACTTAGTCTTGGTAATACAAAAATTTTTGAAAGGTCAGATTTAGACAATTCTTATCACTCATTTATAGAAAAAAACTATGGAACGAATGTTGTAACAGCAAGCATTCACATTAATTTAGGTATTGAAAATTTATCCTTACTTTTTTCGGCCCTACGCTTGGTTAGATGTGAGGCATCATTATTTCTTGCATTAAGTGCTAGTTCTCCTTTCTTAGAAGGTCAGGCAACGGGTGCACATTCTCAAAGATGGGTTCAATTCCCTAAGACACCCTCTAATGTTCCCTTATTTGTGGATCACGCACACTATGTGGCATGGGTTGAAGAGCAACTAGGGCAGGGCAGTATGCAAAATGAGAGACATTTATGGACATCAGTAAGGCCAAATGGTCCAGAAAGACCTCATGTTTTAAATCGATTAGAGCTAAGGATATGTGATTTAGTAGCTGATGTTGACTTGCTTTTGGCTATTACAGCGTTACTTGAACTCAGAATTATTAATCTTAAAAACAACATGAAAAAATTTGATCCAATTGAAGCAAGCTCTAAAACACAAGAAGAATTGGCTTTATTAGCAGATGAAAATGACTTGATAGCAGCCCAATCAAGTCTTGATGCCAATTTATTTCATTGGAAAAATGGGCAACAAATCAAATGTCGTGATTGGATAAATGAACTTCTATTAGATGTAACTCCTTTAGCTAAGGAGCTTGATATGTTTGAGTTACTGCAACCTATTAAAACTGTTTTGACCAACGGAAATCAATCAATGATGTGGCTTGATTCTTATTCCAAAGGAGTATCAATTCAGACCTTGCTTCAGCAGGGTATCGGTGAAATGGAACTAGAGGAGACCAATTTCATGCAAATGAATTCAACCTATTAG